A genomic window from Quercus lobata isolate SW786 chromosome 10, ValleyOak3.0 Primary Assembly, whole genome shotgun sequence includes:
- the LOC115964143 gene encoding uncharacterized protein LOC115964143 isoform X1 yields MGTVIDSHFLGLTAIVTVGYQLLFFIVTALLKFDKVTDFAGSTNFVIIAILTLVLKGSWHFRQIVLTLLVVIWGLRLGLFLLMRILQWGEDRRFDEMRASLGKLAVFWIFQAVWVWTVSLPVTVVNSSNRNPSLQAEDIIGWIIWSVGFLVEATADQQKLTFKNSPENRGKWCNVGLWQYSRHPNYFGEIFLWWGIFVASTPVLEGAEWLVILGPIFLTLLLLFISGIPLLEESADKKFGNVTGYRLYKRKTSPLIPLPPAVYGNLPSWFKTTFLFEFPFYSRSLPQEGSNWYRTSRRESSDGMKMH; encoded by the exons ATGGGAACCGTTATCGACTCCCATTTCTTGGGCTTAACTGCCATTGTCACT GTGGGGTATCAGTTGTTGTTCTTTATAGTCACTGCTCTTCTCAAATTCGATAAAGTCACTGACTTCGCTG GAAGCACAAATTTTGTTATCATTGCCATATTGACTCTGGTTCTGAAAGGCTCATGGCATTTCAGACAG ATAGTCTTGACTTTGCTTGTAGTAATATGGGGTCTCCGCCTGGGACTGTTTCTATTAATGAG GATCTTGCAGTGGGGGGAGGATAGGCGTTTTGATGAAATGCGTGCTAGTTTGGGAAAACTGGCAGTTTTCTGGATATTTCAG GCTGTCTGGGTGTGGACAGTTAGTTTGCCTGTTACAGTGGTTAATTCAAGCAACAGAAATCCATCTCTCCAGGCTGAGGACATAATTGGCTGGATTATTTGGTCAGTGGGTTTTCTAGTTGAAGCAACAGCTGATCAGCAAAAACTAACATTCAAAAACTCTCCAGAAAATAGAGGGAAATGGTGCAATGTTGGACTATGGCAATACTCTCGTCATCCAAACTATTTTGGTGAG ATTTTCCTCTGGTGGGGAATTTTTGTGGCTTCCACACCTGTACTTGAAGGTGCTGAGTGGCTTGTAATCCTTGGGCCAATCTTCCTCACATTGTTGCTTCTTTTCATCAGTGGCATACCATTGCTTGAG GAATCGGCAGATAAGAAGTTTGGGAATGTGACTGGATATAGgctttataaaagaaaaactag CCCTCTAATTCCGCTGCCACCAGCAGTATATGGGAATTTGCCCTCATGGTTCAAAACAACTTtcctttttgaattccctttctACAGTCGTAGTCTTCCACAGGAAGGGTCAAACTG GTATAGAACAAGCAGGAGAGAAAGTAGCGATGGAATGAAGATGCACTAG
- the LOC115963911 gene encoding probable serine/threonine-protein kinase SIS8 isoform X2: protein MEPSDSASTGGLDVPLDAVRRDSGSSNSRDPDIEEEYQIQLALELSAKEDPEAVQIEAVKQISLGSCALDNTPAEVVAYRYWNYNSLSYDDKILDGFYDLYGVMTESATERMPSLVDLQRTRVSDGVTWEAVLVNRVADANLLKLEQKALEMAVKSRSNSLVILGSDLVRKLAILVADSMGGPVGNPENMLRAWRSLSYNLKATLGSMVLPLGSLKVGLARHRALLFKVLADSVGFPCRLVKGQQYTGSDDVAMNFVKIDDGREYIVDLMADPGTLIPSDAAGSHIDYDESFYSASPLSRDIDSSHMASSSSGVGSSFEEHSDFGIFEKRTRVSNLAALGKESEDRSDFTSSANINRPTKIEEEQKVSSEDFRNPSSVEKVPVREAPGRPNYPYMHARSPSWTEGVSSPAVRRMKVKDVSQYMINAAKENPQLAQKLHDVLLESGVVAPRNLFTEIYSEQLDVLTAEAKSPTEDREEDKLGFGTQEIKAQDDPGPARFLPPLPPQRVHSKASNSSGQPEHFKPGEFFGSNFPLDTAEVTGQLISSQSEVTPVKYTKNVPVAAAAAAAAAVVASSMVVAAAKSSTDSNLELPVAAAATATAAAVVATTAAVSKQYEQGARSDGDADGSSSGTRGSGDRQHDASGANSEGEIISDRSGGNDSTKSDGALDEVAECEIPWEEITLGERIGLGSYGEVYRGDWHGTEVAVKRFLDQAISGDSLEEFRSEVRIMKRLRHPNVVLFMGAVTRTPNLSIITEFLPRGSLYRLLHRPNNQLDERRRLRMALDAARGMNYLHNCSPMIVHRDLKSPNLLVDKNWVVKVCDFGLSRMKHSTFLSSRSTAGTAEWMAPEVLRNEPSNEKSDVYSFGVILWELSTMQQPWGGMNPMQVVGAVGFQHRRLDIPDDMDPSIADIIRKCWQTDPKLRPSFTEIMAALKPLQKPITSSQVPRQTALVGSARERPQPSQVAEDPAG, encoded by the exons AATTACAATTCTCTTAGCTATGATGACAAGATCTTGGATGGTTTCTATGACCTGTACGGAGTTATGACGGAATCAGCCACAGAAAGAATGCCATCCCTTGTTGATCTGCAAAGAACACGAGTGTCAGACGGTGTCACCTGGGAAGCCGTTTTGGTCAATAGGGTTGCTGATGCTAATTTGTTGAAACTTGAACAGAAGGCTCTAGAGATGGCTGTCAAATCAAGGTCCAATTCTCTAGTTATTCTAGGTAGTGATTTGGTGCGAAAGCTTGCTATTTTAGTTGCTGACTCTATGGGTGGACCAGTTGGGAATCCTGAGAACATGTTGAGAGCATGGCGAAGTCTCAGTTACAATTTAAAAGCAACCCTTGGTAGCATGGTTTTGCCGCTTGGTTCTCTGAAAGTTGGGTTGGCTCGTCACCGAGCGTTGTTGTTTAAG GTTCTGGCTGATAGTGTGGGTTTCCCATGCCGATTGGTGAAAGGGCAGCAATACACGGGTTCTGACGATGTGGCAATGAACTTTGTAAAGATTGATGATGGAAG GGAGTATATTGTTGATCTAATGGCAGATCCTGGTACACTTATTCCATCTGATGCAGCTGGGTCGCATATAGACTATGACGAATCTTTCTATTCAGCCAGTCCTTTGTCTAGAGATATTGATTCCTCTCATATGGCCTCTTCAAGCAGTGGGGTTGGGAGTTCATTTGAAGAACATTCAGACTTTGGGATATTTGAGAAGAGGACTAGGGTCAGTAATTTAGCTGCTTTAGGAAAAGAATCTGAGGATAGAAGCGATTTCACGTCTTCTGCAAATATAAACAGGCCAACTAAAATTGAGGAAGAGCAGAAGGTTTCCTCAGAAGATTTTAGAAATCCCTCCAGTGTAGAGAAGGTGCCGGTGCGGGAGGCTCCTGGCCGGCCTAATTATCCTTACATGCATGCAAGATCTCCTTCTTGGACTGAAGGTGTTAGCTCCCCTGCTGTACGTAGAATGAAAGTGAAAGATGTTTCACAGTACATGATTAATGCTGCCAAAGAGAATCCACAATTAGCTCAGAAACTTCATGATGTGCTACTTGAGAGCGGTGTTGTTGCTCCACGAAACTTGTTTACTGAAATTTATTCTGAGCAGTTAGACGTGTTGACAGCTGAGGCCAAGTCCCCGACTGAAGATAGGGAAGAAGATAAgctgggatttggaactcaagaaATCAAAGCTCAAGACGATCCTGGTCCTGCTCGCTTTTTGCCTCCTCTACCTCCTCAGAGAGTGCACTCTAAAGCAAGTAATTCTTCTGGTCAACCAGAGCATTTTAAACCGGGGGAATTTTTTGGGAGTAACTTTCCGCTTGATACAGCAGAAGTAACTGGGCAGCTGATCTCATCACAATCTGAAGTGACTCCtgtaaaatatacaaaaaacGTACCTGTAGCTGCTGCTGCAGCAGCGGCAGCTGCTGTTGTAGCATCTTCAATGGTAGTTGCTGCTGCAAAGTCAAGCACTGACTCCAATCTTGAACTTCCTGTAGCAGCTGCTGCCACTGCTACTGCTGCAGCTGTGGTAGCAACAACTGCAGCTGTTAGTAAGCAATACGAGCAGGGTGCAAGAAGTGATGGAGATGCAGATGGTTCTAGTTCTGGGACACGTGGTAGTGGTGACAGGCAGCATGATGCTTCTGGAGCCAATTCAGAGGGTGAGATAATATCAGATAGATCGGGAGGTAATGATAGTACAAAATCTGACGGTGCACTTGATGAAGTTGCAGAATGTGAGATTCCATGGGAGGAAATCACCTTGGGTGAACGTATTGGACTTG GATCATATGGGGAGGTTTATCGTGGAGACTGGCATGGAACT GAAGTGGCTGTGAAGAGATTTCTAGACCAAGCTATTTCTGGTGACTCACTTGAAGAGTTCAGAAGTGAG GTTCGGATAATGAAAAGACTCAGGCATCCTAATGTTGTTCTATTCATGGGAGCTGTAACACGTACCCCAAATCTTTCAATCATCACTGAATTTCTTCCCAG AGGTAGTTTGTATAGGTTGCTTCATCGGCCTAACAATCAATTAGATGAAAGAAGGCGCTTGAGGATGGCCCTTGATGCT GCTCGGGGAATGAACTATCTTCACAACTGCTCTCCCATGATAGTGCACCGAGATTTGAAGTCCCCAAATCTTCTTGTTGATAAAAATTGGGTTGTGAAG GTGTGCGATTTTGGGTTATCACGAATGAAACATAGCACATTTCTCTCTTCAAGGTCAACTGCAGGGACG GCTGAGTGGATGGCCCCAGAAGTGCTAAGAAATGAACCTTCAAATGAAAA GAGTGACGTTTATAGCTTTGGGGTCATACTATGGGAACTCTCAACGATGCAACAACCGTGGGGGGGAATGAATCCAATGCAAGTTGTTGGTGCAGTTGGATTTCAACATCGGCGTCTTGACATTCCAGATGATATGGATCCTTCCATTGCAGATATTATTCGGAAATGCTGGCAGAC AGATCCAAAATTGAGACCATCATTTACTGAGATCATGGCCGCTCTGAAGCCGTTGCAGAAGCCCATAACCAGTTCTCAAGTTCCTAGACAAACTGCATTAGTTGGTAGTGCCCGCGAAAGGCCTCAACCGTCACAAGTTGCAGAAGATCCAGCCGGCTAG
- the LOC115963912 gene encoding peptidyl-prolyl cis-trans isomerase FKBP17-2, chloroplastic-like produces the protein MASIFGSPPFMSHPLTKTQFSSSSSQTPPPTPPSPSTPPSQPQSPAPSQQLSTSSSNQQAPVSVNVQQEFKLTKPKPATADSTDWIASTLTRRFGLGAGLAWAAFLAVGVISEQIKTRIEVSQQEANTRNVEKEEEVVLPNGIRYYELRVGGGASPRPGDLVVIDLKGKIEGNGEVFVDTFGGEKKPLALVMGSRPYSRGMCEGIEYVLRSMKAGGKRRVIIPPTLGFGEKGTDLGPGVQIPPFATLEYIVEVEKVSIAPA, from the exons ATGGCTTCCATCTTTGGCTCACCACCATTTATGTCCCACCCACTTacaaaaactcagttttcttcatcatcatcacaaaCACCTCCACCTACTCCTCCATCTCCATCAACTCCACCTTCACAACCTCAATCTCCAGCACCATCTCAACAGCTAAGTACATCTTCATCCAACCAACAAGCACCAGTCTCAGTTAACGTCCAACAAGAATTCAAGCTTACAAAGCCTAAGCCTGCCACTGCTGATAGCACAGACTGGATAGCTTCCACATTGACCAGGCGGTTTGGCCTTGGTGCAGGCCTTGCATGGGCTGCCTTTCTAGCTGTCGGTGTAATCTCTGAACAGATTAAGACCCGAATTGAAGTCTCTCAACAAGAAGCAAATACTAG AAATGTTGAAAAGGAAGAGGAGGTGGTCTTGCCAAATGGCATAAG GTATTATGAGTTGAGAGTTGGCGGCGGAGCTTCTCCAAGGCCAGGGGACCTGGTTGTAATCGATCTCAAGGGAAAAATAGAAGGCAATGGGGAAGTGTTTGTGGATACATTTGGTGGTGAGAAGAAGCCATTGGCTCTGGTAATGGGGTCTAGGCCATATAGTAGGGGAATGTGTGAAGGGATAGAATATGTATTGAGGTCTATGAAGGCTGGGGGTAAAAGAAGAGTGATAATTCCTCCTACTTTGGGGTTTGGGGAGAAGGGAACAGATTTAGGTCCTGGTGTGCAAATTCCCCCCTTTGCAACTCTTGAGTATATTGTTGAGGTTGAAAAAGTGTCCATTGCACCCGCTTGA
- the LOC115964143 gene encoding uncharacterized protein LOC115964143 isoform X2, producing MGTVIDSHFLGLTAIVTVGYQLLFFIVTALLKFDKVTDFAGSTNFVIIAILTLVLKGSWHFRQIVLTLLVVIWGLRLGLFLLMRILQWGEDRRFDEMRASLGKLAVFWIFQAVWVWTVSLPVTVVNSSNRNPSLQAEDIIGWIIWSVGFLVEATADQQKLTFKNSPENRGKWCNVGLWQYSRHPNYFGEIFLWWGIFVASTPVLEGAEWLVILGPIFLTLLLLFISGIPLLEESADKKFGNVTGYRLYKRKTSPLIPLPPAVYGNLPSWFKTTFLFEFPFYSRSLPQEGSN from the exons ATGGGAACCGTTATCGACTCCCATTTCTTGGGCTTAACTGCCATTGTCACT GTGGGGTATCAGTTGTTGTTCTTTATAGTCACTGCTCTTCTCAAATTCGATAAAGTCACTGACTTCGCTG GAAGCACAAATTTTGTTATCATTGCCATATTGACTCTGGTTCTGAAAGGCTCATGGCATTTCAGACAG ATAGTCTTGACTTTGCTTGTAGTAATATGGGGTCTCCGCCTGGGACTGTTTCTATTAATGAG GATCTTGCAGTGGGGGGAGGATAGGCGTTTTGATGAAATGCGTGCTAGTTTGGGAAAACTGGCAGTTTTCTGGATATTTCAG GCTGTCTGGGTGTGGACAGTTAGTTTGCCTGTTACAGTGGTTAATTCAAGCAACAGAAATCCATCTCTCCAGGCTGAGGACATAATTGGCTGGATTATTTGGTCAGTGGGTTTTCTAGTTGAAGCAACAGCTGATCAGCAAAAACTAACATTCAAAAACTCTCCAGAAAATAGAGGGAAATGGTGCAATGTTGGACTATGGCAATACTCTCGTCATCCAAACTATTTTGGTGAG ATTTTCCTCTGGTGGGGAATTTTTGTGGCTTCCACACCTGTACTTGAAGGTGCTGAGTGGCTTGTAATCCTTGGGCCAATCTTCCTCACATTGTTGCTTCTTTTCATCAGTGGCATACCATTGCTTGAG GAATCGGCAGATAAGAAGTTTGGGAATGTGACTGGATATAGgctttataaaagaaaaactag CCCTCTAATTCCGCTGCCACCAGCAGTATATGGGAATTTGCCCTCATGGTTCAAAACAACTTtcctttttgaattccctttctACAGTCGTAGTCTTCCACAGGAAGGGTCAAACTG A
- the LOC115963911 gene encoding probable serine/threonine-protein kinase SIS8 isoform X3: MLRAWRSLSYNLKATLGSMVLPLGSLKVGLARHRALLFKVLADSVGFPCRLVKGQQYTGSDDVAMNFVKIDDGREYIVDLMADPGTLIPSDAAGSHIDYDESFYSASPLSRDIDSSHMASSSSGVGSSFEEHSDFGIFEKRTRVSNLAALGKESEDRSDFTSSANINRPTKIEEEQKVSSEDFRNPSSVEKVPVREAPGRPNYPYMHARSPSWTEGVSSPAVRRMKVKDVSQYMINAAKENPQLAQKLHDVLLESGVVAPRNLFTEIYSEQLDVLTAEAKSPTEDREEDKLGFGTQEIKAQDDPGPARFLPPLPPQRVHSKASNSSGQPEHFKPGEFFGSNFPLDTAEVTGQLISSQSEVTPVKYTKNVPVAAAAAAAAAVVASSMVVAAAKSSTDSNLELPVAAAATATAAAVVATTAAVSKQYEQGARSDGDADGSSSGTRGSGDRQHDASGANSEGEIISDRSGGNDSTKSDGALDEVAECEIPWEEITLGERIGLGSYGEVYRGDWHGTEVAVKRFLDQAISGDSLEEFRSEVRIMKRLRHPNVVLFMGAVTRTPNLSIITEFLPRGSLYRLLHRPNNQLDERRRLRMALDAARGMNYLHNCSPMIVHRDLKSPNLLVDKNWVVKVCDFGLSRMKHSTFLSSRSTAGTAEWMAPEVLRNEPSNEKSDVYSFGVILWELSTMQQPWGGMNPMQVVGAVGFQHRRLDIPDDMDPSIADIIRKCWQTDPKLRPSFTEIMAALKPLQKPITSSQVPRQTALVGSARERPQPSQVAEDPAG; encoded by the exons ATGTTGAGAGCATGGCGAAGTCTCAGTTACAATTTAAAAGCAACCCTTGGTAGCATGGTTTTGCCGCTTGGTTCTCTGAAAGTTGGGTTGGCTCGTCACCGAGCGTTGTTGTTTAAG GTTCTGGCTGATAGTGTGGGTTTCCCATGCCGATTGGTGAAAGGGCAGCAATACACGGGTTCTGACGATGTGGCAATGAACTTTGTAAAGATTGATGATGGAAG GGAGTATATTGTTGATCTAATGGCAGATCCTGGTACACTTATTCCATCTGATGCAGCTGGGTCGCATATAGACTATGACGAATCTTTCTATTCAGCCAGTCCTTTGTCTAGAGATATTGATTCCTCTCATATGGCCTCTTCAAGCAGTGGGGTTGGGAGTTCATTTGAAGAACATTCAGACTTTGGGATATTTGAGAAGAGGACTAGGGTCAGTAATTTAGCTGCTTTAGGAAAAGAATCTGAGGATAGAAGCGATTTCACGTCTTCTGCAAATATAAACAGGCCAACTAAAATTGAGGAAGAGCAGAAGGTTTCCTCAGAAGATTTTAGAAATCCCTCCAGTGTAGAGAAGGTGCCGGTGCGGGAGGCTCCTGGCCGGCCTAATTATCCTTACATGCATGCAAGATCTCCTTCTTGGACTGAAGGTGTTAGCTCCCCTGCTGTACGTAGAATGAAAGTGAAAGATGTTTCACAGTACATGATTAATGCTGCCAAAGAGAATCCACAATTAGCTCAGAAACTTCATGATGTGCTACTTGAGAGCGGTGTTGTTGCTCCACGAAACTTGTTTACTGAAATTTATTCTGAGCAGTTAGACGTGTTGACAGCTGAGGCCAAGTCCCCGACTGAAGATAGGGAAGAAGATAAgctgggatttggaactcaagaaATCAAAGCTCAAGACGATCCTGGTCCTGCTCGCTTTTTGCCTCCTCTACCTCCTCAGAGAGTGCACTCTAAAGCAAGTAATTCTTCTGGTCAACCAGAGCATTTTAAACCGGGGGAATTTTTTGGGAGTAACTTTCCGCTTGATACAGCAGAAGTAACTGGGCAGCTGATCTCATCACAATCTGAAGTGACTCCtgtaaaatatacaaaaaacGTACCTGTAGCTGCTGCTGCAGCAGCGGCAGCTGCTGTTGTAGCATCTTCAATGGTAGTTGCTGCTGCAAAGTCAAGCACTGACTCCAATCTTGAACTTCCTGTAGCAGCTGCTGCCACTGCTACTGCTGCAGCTGTGGTAGCAACAACTGCAGCTGTTAGTAAGCAATACGAGCAGGGTGCAAGAAGTGATGGAGATGCAGATGGTTCTAGTTCTGGGACACGTGGTAGTGGTGACAGGCAGCATGATGCTTCTGGAGCCAATTCAGAGGGTGAGATAATATCAGATAGATCGGGAGGTAATGATAGTACAAAATCTGACGGTGCACTTGATGAAGTTGCAGAATGTGAGATTCCATGGGAGGAAATCACCTTGGGTGAACGTATTGGACTTG GATCATATGGGGAGGTTTATCGTGGAGACTGGCATGGAACT GAAGTGGCTGTGAAGAGATTTCTAGACCAAGCTATTTCTGGTGACTCACTTGAAGAGTTCAGAAGTGAG GTTCGGATAATGAAAAGACTCAGGCATCCTAATGTTGTTCTATTCATGGGAGCTGTAACACGTACCCCAAATCTTTCAATCATCACTGAATTTCTTCCCAG AGGTAGTTTGTATAGGTTGCTTCATCGGCCTAACAATCAATTAGATGAAAGAAGGCGCTTGAGGATGGCCCTTGATGCT GCTCGGGGAATGAACTATCTTCACAACTGCTCTCCCATGATAGTGCACCGAGATTTGAAGTCCCCAAATCTTCTTGTTGATAAAAATTGGGTTGTGAAG GTGTGCGATTTTGGGTTATCACGAATGAAACATAGCACATTTCTCTCTTCAAGGTCAACTGCAGGGACG GCTGAGTGGATGGCCCCAGAAGTGCTAAGAAATGAACCTTCAAATGAAAA GAGTGACGTTTATAGCTTTGGGGTCATACTATGGGAACTCTCAACGATGCAACAACCGTGGGGGGGAATGAATCCAATGCAAGTTGTTGGTGCAGTTGGATTTCAACATCGGCGTCTTGACATTCCAGATGATATGGATCCTTCCATTGCAGATATTATTCGGAAATGCTGGCAGAC AGATCCAAAATTGAGACCATCATTTACTGAGATCATGGCCGCTCTGAAGCCGTTGCAGAAGCCCATAACCAGTTCTCAAGTTCCTAGACAAACTGCATTAGTTGGTAGTGCCCGCGAAAGGCCTCAACCGTCACAAGTTGCAGAAGATCCAGCCGGCTAG